The genomic region TAATGGCCGTACTCCCCACAATGATGTTGTTGACGTTGCTACCACTGGCAATTGGTATTCGAATTTTTAATGGGGTGAGAAGGGCTGACTCGCAACAGAAATTAGTGATTTGCCTTGCTTGGAATATTATCATGGCCAATAGCGCTTTATTAACTATGAGCACGTCACTGTGGCTTGGCAAATAGTGCTGAAGATCAACACGCTCTAAAATGATTATCTTCATTGACCAAATAGAATAAGCAGTCATTGCGAGCAATATCTGCTTGTCGCGTAGCCATAAAAATTCTGATAGGACGCTTAGGTAATAATTGATTGCCACGTAAGTGAAAATACGCATTAATTTGTTCGATACCATTGGCGTCGAGCAAAGTTAAATTGTCGAGTCCGTGATGATCCACCCATCCCAACATTTGTTCAGCATAAACAATTCCAAAATTGTGCTGTTCAATATGGTCTATGAGGGTCACCCCTGCTTCACCCAAATCAATATCGGCATAATGCAATGGTATGTGATTTTTGATTTGTAAACGTAATGGATTTAAATAGATCCCCACTGGGTTTTGTTGGTGACAGTTTTGTATATTGTCCCAATGAGCTAATTTGCTTATGCCTAAATAGGCCACCTCATGTGACTGCGCGTCTTGGCTTCCACCGCATTCTATCGTAATCGTCGGGCAGCCGAAATCTTGCTCCATCAATGCGCCTAAACGAATTTGCGACAATATCAGGGCGTGACAAAATAACGAGGTTATCGATAAGGCCATTTCATTTTTCATTATCGACACGGAAAACGCCGGGCTGAAGCCTGATGTGTTGTGCAAATCGACTACAACTTCGGGGGTTACTTCGCTAATAGCTTCGGCAATAAGCTTTGCACGCTGCACATAACCCGCCTTGCCATTTTGATTAAAACAACGATTTAAATCTTCGCCACCAGGTAAGTAGCGATGAGAAAACCTAGGTCGCAATGTTGCCGCTTCAATAGAGCAAATGATAAAACGCACGTTGGTTATCGGCCGGCTACCGCCATTTAGTGAGGTTAAAAAGCGGTGACAAGCGATCAACCCTGACGGTTCATTGCCGTGTATCAAGGTGACGATAACCCGCGTTCTATGTTGTTGCTGACCGGAAATATCGATCACCGTAGGCGCACACAAGCTTAACAAAAACTGTTCATAATCGGCTTTTAGCGTTTGCATATCCGGATCTTTTAAATAGACAATTTCTGAGTAAGCTACATCCATATTCGCTCCCATTGATGTAACGGCTTATGGCTTTGGTATTGCTGCAAGTAGTGCTTGGTTAGTAAATGTAACGCATCCTCTTTATTATGGTGTTGCAGAAAATAATCTAACGTTTTACGTTGCCAGCGGGCACCTGTAAGTGAGTGTTGTAGTCGATTTTCAATGATACCTAAGTAATAATTGCGCTCTTGTTCACTGATGCCAATATCTGCAAGTCCTTGGTGAGCGTATTGCAAACATGAAGCGATGACTTCGCTGATCGGTGTCATATGCAGTTGATATTTATGATATAACGGCCAAAATATTTGCGCTTCTAAACCATGCTGCGCAGCCCGATAAAAATTATATTCAGCGTACTTAAATGGCATGATGGCAATAATATCTTGGCTGTGTTTTTGCATACCAACCGCCAAACCAATAGCAAAAGCCGCGTTGGCGAGCATGTCTTCGACACTAGGGCCAGAGGGGATCGCACGAAATTCAATACGCATATGACCATTGCCATGATGATCGTAAACAGGACGATGCCATGGCCAGAGTGTGCCCATATGTAAAGACAATTCGTGCAGCTTGGGCAGACCGTTGCGGGTTTGTTTAGGAAAACACATGGGAATTATCGGCGGATATAACGCTATGGCTTCGGCAAACAATTGCCAAACGCTATCGCGTAGCCAACCGCAACCGTAACTAACCCGAGCCGGTTGTTGGCTGTCGTTAGTGCTGGCGTGACGCACATCAATAGATTGCTTAAATAAAGCAATGCGGGTTTCATCCCATAATTGGTGCCCGAGAAATATTGGTGAGTTGGCACCAATCGCTGTGATCAATGGCAACGTCAGTTGAGCAGCATTAAAAACCGCTGAAAACTGCTCAGGTTTAAGCATTAGGTGCAGCTGAAAAGAGGTATTGGCTCCTTCGGCGCAAATGTTGGAAAACCGTGTTTTGAGTGGCTCTTTACCATTAATATTAACTGAAAAGTCAGAGCCTCGTTGCTGGCGTAAAAACTTACCTAAGCAACGGTATCGCTCAAGCGGCGTCATACACTGCTCTGTCAATTGTGCTTTCGTCAGGGTGGGTAAGATACCTATGGGGATAGCATGCCCGCCTCGGCGCTGAGTTATCGCGGCGAGTTTAGCCAACTTACTATCAAGCTCTGCTTTGAGGGCTGAAAACGGCGAAGCGGTCTGTAGTACCGGGGCTAAGTTTAATTCGATATTGTATTGGTTTAGCTCTGGTGTAAATTGTTCATCATTAAGATCCGCCAATACCTGTTGATTGATGCACAATGGCTCGCCTTGGTTATCCACTAAATATAGCTCTAATTCAGCCCCTAACTTTAAGGGCTCTTGGCCAAACGTTGGGTGCTTGAGGACCTGTTTTAGCTGATCCAGTTGTTGGTAGAGCACTTGCGAAAATTGGCTGAAATCTTGTTGTTGCCAATTGCGTTGTTGTACGTTTTGTCCCATGGCAAGCTCCATTGTTGACGATAGTCTTATACCAATCACATTAAGTTATTGCTCACTCAGTGAGAATTTAAAGGCTTTTAGGCAAGGCTTTGATTGCAGAGAATGGTTACTCCATTGTCAAAATCATTTACGCAGTATAAAAGCCTTTAAAACTCACCCGTAGGGCGTTTACCAGAGGCCCATTTACGGCCCTATATTTCATTAATATAGAATGACTATATCAATGAAATCTATGTTGTAACTGAACCTCTGCCCTAACTCTGAGTTGGGCACAAACTTAGTGTGATTGGTATTATCTTGCCAAACTCAGTTTAGTAATGGTTTGATCAAAATCAATTAACTATTCGTTTACATGGTTGGTGCCTTGACCGAGAAGTAACAAAGGTCAAAAGAAAAATGAGCGTTGATGTTATTGGGCTGACTCACTAAGTATGAGCAATGATTAAACGGGATTAAATTAACGTGCTAATTTGCGCAGACATGGACGAGACGTGGACGATAAAGGGGATTGAGTGGCAGCAAACCAAACAACAATGTGAGCTGATGTTTAGCTTGCTAACCGTAAAATGCGCCACATGATCTACGTTTTAAATTTTATAGGGTGGCAATATAAAATCTTTTACGCTTTTATTATTCATAATCAAAGTGCCTTGGTATGCACTTTCGCCATCACCCGAAAATTCGAATACAAACTCACAGCGAATAAAAATACCGCGTCGTTTATTACATGCAATGCGAGT from Thalassotalea sp. Sam97 harbors:
- a CDS encoding succinylglutamate desuccinylase/aspartoacylase family protein is translated as MDVAYSEIVYLKDPDMQTLKADYEQFLLSLCAPTVIDISGQQQHRTRVIVTLIHGNEPSGLIACHRFLTSLNGGSRPITNVRFIICSIEAATLRPRFSHRYLPGGEDLNRCFNQNGKAGYVQRAKLIAEAISEVTPEVVVDLHNTSGFSPAFSVSIMKNEMALSITSLFCHALILSQIRLGALMEQDFGCPTITIECGGSQDAQSHEVAYLGISKLAHWDNIQNCHQQNPVGIYLNPLRLQIKNHIPLHYADIDLGEAGVTLIDHIEQHNFGIVYAEQMLGWVDHHGLDNLTLLDANGIEQINAYFHLRGNQLLPKRPIRIFMATRQADIARNDCLFYLVNEDNHFRAC
- a CDS encoding DUF3301 domain-containing protein; this translates as MVLSDIYLLLAIALVVGYTFYIRDIAERARTVCQQYCKQHRLQYISIARQATRIACNKRRGIFIRCEFVFEFSGDGESAYQGTLIMNNKSVKDFILPPYKI